The following proteins come from a genomic window of bacterium:
- a CDS encoding ATP-binding protein: protein MAPETDLQNPFTPDFGRLPPVLAGRDEAIGRMARVLAAGPARKEFTTLMLGPRGVGKTTMASAIADEASAAGWRVIRIDAPLAPQPEEGAVAAITEQVYERLDDIDPPRRRRLTGASLPMVGGGATWENTSARRPTYRKQLDTLVGALSRAAAPASCSS from the coding sequence ATGGCACCCGAGACAGACCTGCAGAATCCGTTCACCCCGGACTTCGGCCGGCTACCGCCCGTACTGGCGGGACGCGACGAGGCCATCGGACGGATGGCCCGAGTGCTCGCCGCCGGCCCCGCCAGGAAAGAGTTCACCACGCTGATGCTCGGACCGCGCGGGGTCGGAAAGACCACCATGGCCTCGGCGATCGCCGACGAAGCCTCCGCCGCGGGCTGGCGAGTCATCAGAATCGACGCGCCCCTCGCGCCGCAGCCCGAGGAGGGCGCCGTCGCCGCCATAACGGAGCAGGTATACGAGCGCCTTGACGACATCGACCCTCCGCGAAGACGGAGGCTGACCGGGGCGTCGTTGCCGATGGTCGGTGGCGGCGCCACCTGGGAGAACACCTCCGCCCGCCGGCCCACCTACCGGAAGCAACTCGACACGCTCGTCGGTGCACTGTCGAGAGCGGCGGCGCCGGCGTCCTGCTCGTCATAG